TCGTTTTTTGTAAAATCGTTTTTTCGTTATTTTTTTCATCTGTAATCATAAGAGTCCCACCGCTTTGGCCTCTTAGTTGTTTATCATAATATTTTTCTAAACCAGTTTTTCCGACCATCCCTTCACTAGCTAAAGAGGGATCATTTTTAATTTCTTCAGCTGTGACTTGTCCTGTATAGCCAATTAATTGAGCTGCTGCCTCTTTTAAAGGATAATAGCGAACTTTTGTTTTTTGAATCATTGTTCCCTGTGGCAATTCATTCACAGGTGAATCAGAGATAGTCAGGGGAACAAATGAATCTGACTGTACCCATGATTGTGCTAATTTTTTATTTATTTCATCATCAGAAAAATGAAACTGTTGACCAATTTTTTTTATTGTTTCCTCTTTTTGTTGTTCATTTTCTCCCAATTTACCTGGTACAATTCCTACTTGATCCAGTTCTTGATTTACTGCTAAATCATTGTCATTACGATCAACAATTTTTCCTCTTTCTGCTTCATTTGTTTGGATAGAAACCTTGTCATTTTTTTCCATTTTTGGAAAAATTAAAGTTGGTGTCTATTCAATAAGATAATTCTTCCCAATCTTTTTAAGTGTTGCCTGGTAGTTAAGATTAGAAAGTTTTCCAAGTGGTGTGCTCATTTCTAATGTATAGTTTAATGTATATTGTTGATTATTTTTTTTAGCGATTGAAATATTTTGACTTTTGATATCCTGTGCTTGTATGCCAGTGAAAATTGTTTGATACTTCTTTTGCATAGATTGAACAGTATACCCATTTTTGCTTAAAGATTCTTCTTGAAGAAATTTTGCTAGTTGATTGAATTTTTGTTTTTTTATTGCTTGTAAAAAGTTACTTGCTACCTTTTCAGCCGCTTGCTGTTCTTGTTTTTGATGCCAACTATTATAAGCAAAATAACCACCAATTCCTAAAATAATGACACCTATCATTATTCCTAAGATTATGCTTTGTTTGTGATTGTTTTTTGGTTGCCTTCTCATTTCCATTTCCTAAACTCCTCTTCATCATACATATGTAGTCTTTCTTTATTGAACTTGAACTATGAACTTCAACTATAAAATTTTCATTACTATTTTTTTCAATAAAAAATAAATAAGTTTTTTATTAAGAATTTTTATCCTAATTAATATAATTACTGAATTGTATAATAAAAAACTATAAAAAATTTAGTTGATCAGCTATAGGACCTACTGAAATTATAATAACAAACTACCTATCAATCTTCCTATAGTTTATTAAATTGGTCAATACTAAACTTAATTAAAAAGCTAATTACCATAAACAGCTAGTTGATTAAAAAAAATTAAAAGTGATAATATTTTACTCTCTAATTATTTAATTTAGATTTTTAATCTATTATTAGATTACTTTAAATGAATCATTCAAAGAAACAAAAAAACAGCAGAACGAATTTCGTTCTGCTGTTTTTTCTGTTTTAAACAATGATTTTACTGAAAAAGAAACTTTTTAGTACCAACCATTATTCATCCAGAAAGTTTTTGCTTGTTCCCAAGAACCATAACGTTCTGAAACATAGTTTTCAGCAACTTTTTCTTGGTTTGCAGGTGAATAATCACCTTTTAAGTATGAAGCATCTAATTGATATCGACCTATGTATTTCCCATTTGTTGCATTGTATGAGCCACTTGATTCTCTTTGTGCAATCCATTCTTTTGCTGAATTTGAATCGCTCGTTGGCGCACTTGTTTGAGCTGGTGCTTGTTTTTGTACCGTTGATGCTGGTTGAGCAACTGGTGTTGCCTGCATAGTTTTTGGTGTAGCTACAGCTGAATCTACCGTTTTAATTTGTAATTGTTGACCTTCATAAATCATATTTATATTTGAAATTTGATTTTTGTTTGCAACTTCTTGTACATTTGTATGGTTTTTTGCAGCAATACTTGATAATGTATCTCCTGCTTGTACTTTATATAAACTGTCTGCATGAACATTTCCTGCTCCAAGACTTAATCCGATTCCTGCTGCTAGCGTAGTTCCTAATAAAATTGTTTTTAGTGATTTCATATAAATGTGTAATCCCCTTTTAAGTAATTTATTATTCGCCGCTATCAACGACAAGGAATACTTTATCATTTATTTGTATTACATGGGTATTTTTACCATAACAACTTGTATCTTTTGTTACATTCTAATTTCATTTCTGTAAAAAACTGTTTTTTATTTTATACTATTAGATTTTAAATAACTAATAATTAGATAACTATTTAGTAATTTTAAATAAGTAGTTCAATCAAAGACAAAAATAAAAATACCTAAAAATTTATTTTTAATAGCAAAAATAAATTTTTAGGTATAGAAAAATTATTTAAATCATCAGCCATAATTTAGAGAAAGACACGTTTTACACACAATGCGGCCAAGAAGATTCGAACTTCCACGGTATTTCTACCACTAGCGCCTGAAGCTAGCGCGTCTGCCAATTCCGCCATGACCGCAAATAGAAAACTAAGAATATTATCGGCTATTTATAAAAATAACTCTCTCTATCATTTTCATTTGGTACTAAGACAACAATTTTCTGATAAAAAATCATATAAATGCGGACGATGGGATTTGAACCCACACGAGCTAATGCTCACAAGACCCTCAATCTTGCATGTCTGCCTTTCCATCACATCCGCTAAAATACTCTATATAGGGGTAAATTTGTAGCTGTATTTTTTAAAAAAAATAACAAATACCGCTTACTACTTTAACAATGGTAATATAGAATAAAAAAAATGTCAATGAACAGTCTGTTAGAATAAATAGAAAATCTTAAAATTATCTTTTTAGGAATTTGAAAAAGATTAAAATAGTCGAACGTCATAAATTAATTTTTCTTTCAATAATTTATGACATTCATCTACCTATCTTAATTCATTAATTTTAACTAAATTCATTTTGGCGCAAAATTAAATGTCCACCACATTTCCCACAAACAAAACGTTCAGTGTTCAATTTACGTTTTCTTAAAAATGTTGTTCGGCATTGCTCACATTCATAATGATGAAGAGATTTTGCTTTTTCGTCTATTAATGGAGGAACAAAGCGACTTCCCCCTGTTTGCTTTAATAAACGTTTAAATTCCTTATCTTTATGCTTATATCCTTTTCCAGCCAGGTGCAAATGGTAATGACAAAGTTCATGCTTAATCACTTTTATTAATTCATCAATACCATACCGATCAATAATTTTAGGATTAAACTCTAAATTATGGGAAGCCAGATAATAACGTCCGCCTGTTGTTTTTAATCTATAATTAAATGAAGCCATATGTGAAAAAGATTGATTGAATGATTCATTTGATATTTTTTCCACTAATAATTGCAATGGTTCATTTGTGATAATTTTTTCTTTTGTTATCATTCGTTTTCATTTCTTCTTGTCTGTGGTAGCATTGTTAAACTAATTCTTGCTTTTTTCAAATCGACTTCTTCCACCCAAACTGTTACAATATCACCCACAGAAACAATATCTGTTGGATGTTTAACGAATTTT
The genomic region above belongs to Melissococcus plutonius ATCC 35311 and contains:
- a CDS encoding LysM peptidoglycan-binding domain-containing protein; amino-acid sequence: MKSLKTILLGTTLAAGIGLSLGAGNVHADSLYKVQAGDTLSSIAAKNHTNVQEVANKNQISNINMIYEGQQLQIKTVDSAVATPKTMQATPVAQPASTVQKQAPAQTSAPTSDSNSAKEWIAQRESSGSYNATNGKYIGRYQLDASYLKGDYSPANQEKVAENYVSERYGSWEQAKTFWMNNGWY
- a CDS encoding SprT family protein, giving the protein MITKEKIITNEPLQLLVEKISNESFNQSFSHMASFNYRLKTTGGRYYLASHNLEFNPKIIDRYGIDELIKVIKHELCHYHLHLAGKGYKHKDKEFKRLLKQTGGSRFVPPLIDEKAKSLHHYECEQCRTTFLRKRKLNTERFVCGKCGGHLILRQNEFS